One Brassica oleracea var. oleracea cultivar TO1000 chromosome C7, BOL, whole genome shotgun sequence genomic window carries:
- the LOC106306149 gene encoding chromatin modification-related protein eaf-1 yields MEPPPPSLSSTAVASTVVPTTTVPVPPPPHATTSYPESLDSSPRSRTTDGWDDLNAPSAVSSKLRLMCSYGGHILPRPHDKSLCYMGGDTRIVVVDRNSSLSSLVARLSNKLLDGRSFTLKYQLPSEDLDSLISVTTDEDLENMIEEYDRTISAPNSTKPSRLRLFLFTSKPEATQSMGQILESSAKSDDWFLNALNSAGLLNRGFSDSDANVNRLLGLDDGLRSSPGDNGDNLDSSVKDDDGSVKSGKQQQQIQDPPPPQLPQQQQGGQDVHSMPDSPMLDTSSSFGSTSSSPLPANLPPIRVHVEEAGGVKGMQDQRMGIEEQFARFNVGNKQQQVQQEDGFAAISSPPPPLPVTISLPAAPVNAAAANVSSEFQTRVFSDDERSDHGVPAGYRKPPTPRSQPQNLPPQQVHHVKSNSGGHELPSPHSVSSDSSMNNPVYQQRPSVYQEPMSQMPSGTTVVTGMINPADPNTLLPQNHMQNQDPGYILHPQFEQQSAPSQPQQQQQQQQFIHAAAPPQYIRHHPSGGLPMQTYIQVYPSQQPQSFHRQPGQLDQQQPYPAVYYVTTPAPPRPYNMAVPQSGSVSEAPGSVHSNHPQAPPNSMMAPPPNSQLRSVPGGKPEAGVYTTPQGMAGAQMVHQIPTSQQQFMGYSQIHHPPQSGSAAMPSYGYEYADNAHKQMFYTQPVGHAQYQTMTGPPPAMVLPDGSAAAKLPAENMTQQIRSSQPL; encoded by the exons ATGGAACCGCCGCCGCCTTCTCTCTCCTCCACAGCGGTGGCCTCCACCGTCGTCCCAACAACCACCGTACCCGTTCCTCCTCCTCCTCACGCAACAACCTCTTACCCCGAGTCTCTAGACTCCTCTCCCAGGTCTCGCACCACCGATGGCTGGGACGATCTCAACGCTCCCTCCGCCGTCTCTTCCAAACTCCGTCTCATGTGCAGTTACGGCGGCCATATCCTCCCTCGCCCTCACGATAAATCCCTCTGCTACATGGGCGGCGACACTCGCATCGTCGTCGTGGACCGTAACTCGTCTCTCTCATCCCTCGTCGCTCGTCTCTCCAACAAGCTCCTCGACGGCCGCTCCTTCACGCTCAAGTACCAGCTGCCTAGCGAGGATCTTGATTCGCTCATCTCCGTCACAACCGATGAGGATCTCGAGAACATGATCGAGGAGTACGACCGTACGATCTCCGCCCCCAATTCCACAAAACCCTCGCGGCTCCGTTTGTTTCTGTTCACGTCGAAGCCGGAAGCTACTCAATCGATGGGTCAGATCCTCGAGAGCTCGGCCAAGAGTGACGATTGGTTCCTCAACGCTCTCAACAGCGCTGGGCTCCTCAACAGAGGGTTCTCAGATTCGGATGCTAACGTGAATCGCTTACTGGGCTTGGACGATGGGCTTCGCTCTAGTCCCGGAGATAACGGAGATAATCTTGATTCCAGCGTTAAAGATGACGACGGCTCCGTTAAAAGCGGCAAGCAGCAGCAACAGATCCAGGACCCCCCTCCACCTCAGCTTCCTCAGCAGCAGCAAGGAGGTCAAGATGTGCACAGCATGCCTGATTCTCCGATGCTTGATACGTCCTCCTCCTTCGGGTCAACTTCCTCTTCCCCTTTGCCGGCGAATCTCCCGCCGATTCGTGTCCACGTGGAGGAAGCAGGTGGGGTTAAGGGGATGCAGGATCAGAGGATGGGGATCGAAGAGCAGTTCGCTAGATTCAACGTCGGGAACAAGCAACAGCAGGTCCAGCAGGAGGATGGATTCGCCGCGATCTCGTCACCACCGCCGCCTTTGCCTGTGACGATCTCTCTTCCCGCTGCGCCGGTGAATGCAGCAGCAGCGAATGTCTCGAGTGAGTTCCAGACGAGAGTCTTCTCCGATGATGAGAGATCTGATCACGGCGTCCCGGCTGGATACAGGAAGCCTCCGACTCCACGTTCTCAGCCGCAGAATCTGCCTCCTCAGCAAGTTCATCACGTGAAGTCAAACAGCGGTGGACACGAGCTGCCTTCACCTCATTCCGTATCCAG TGATAGCAGCATGAACAACCCTGTGTATCAGCAACGACCATCTGTGTATCAAGAACCCATGTCTCAGATGCCTTCTGGTACCACTGTAGTTACTGGTATGATCAACCCTGCAGATCCAAACACACTCTTACCTCAGAACCATATGCAGAATCAGGACCCTGGATACATCCTCCACCCCCAGTTCGAGCAACAATCTGCACCATCTCAGCCACAGCAGCAGCAGCAGCAGCAGCAGTTCATACACGCTGCTGCACCACCTCAGTACATTCGTCACCATCCCTCTGGTGGCCTTCCTATGCAGACTTACATCCAGGTTTACCCTTCGCAGCAGCCGCAGTCCTTTCACAGGCAGCCGGGTCAACTGGATCAACAACAGCCTTATCCTGCTGTTTACTATGTCACTACTCCGGCCCCACCTAGGCCTTACAATATGGCTGTGCCACAATCTGGTAGTGTGAGCGAGGCTCCAGGGTCTGTCCATTCTAACCATCCCCAGGCACCGCCTAACTCCATGATGGCTCCACCTCCTAACAGCCAGTTGAGAAGTGTTCCTGGCGGCAAACCTGAGGCTGGGGTTTACACAACGCCACAAGGTATGGCCGGTGCTCAGATGGTTCACCAGATCCCTACAAGCCAGCAGCAGTTCATGGGCTATTCACAGATCCATCACCCACCTCAGTCTGGTTCAGCTGCGATGCCCAGCTACGGATATGAATACGCTGACAATGCTCATAAGCAGATGTTCTACACGCAACCTGTGGGGCACGCACAGTACCAGACAATGACCGGTCCTCCACCTGCCATGGTGTTGCCTGATGGCTCTGCCGCTGCTAAGCTTCCAGCTGAGAACATGACTCAACAGATCCGGAGTTCACAGCCGTTGTGA
- the LOC106301753 gene encoding auxin-responsive protein IAA32, whose protein sequence is MDQNTPAEFSHGSSNFHKYYPQTKKGGGGVIDLGLSLRTIQHETYLPSTPMIGLDGYGELIDWSQRSYTQLKSEEPVNQRLAQQYYNDGKEGRGKLAYYVKVNMDGSVVGRKVCILNQGTYSTLALQLDNMFGMQTVSGLKLFQEESEFSLVYRDKEGIWRNVGDVPWKEFVASVKRMRIARRNNALLPY, encoded by the exons ATGGACCAAAACACACCTGCAGAATTTTCTCATGGGTCTTCAAACTTTCATAAATATTACCCACAGACCAAGAAGGGTGGTGGTGGCGTAATTGATCTAGGCCTCAGCCTTAGGACCATTCAACATGAAACTTACCTCCCATCTACTCCAA TGATAGGTCTGGACGGGTATGGTGAGCTTATAGACTGGTCGCAACGCAGCTATACACAGCTGAAGAGCGAGGAACCGGTAAACCAAAGACTAGCTCAACAATATTACAATGATGGAAAAGAGGGCAGAGGAAAATTGGCTTATTATGTGAAGGTAAATATGGATGGCTCAGTCGTAGGCCGCAAGGTTTGCATACTTAACCAAGGAACCTACTCAACTCTTGCTCTCCAGCTTGACAATATGTTCG GGATGCAGACCGTGTCGGGACTGAAGTTGTTCCAGGAAGAGTCTGAGTTCTCTTTGGTCTACAGAGACAAAGAAGGTATCTGGAGGAATGTTGGAGATGTTCCATGGAA GGAGTTTGTTGCAAGTGTGAAGCGGATGAGAATCGCAAGAAGAAACAATGCACTTCTTCCCTACTAA